Within Paeniglutamicibacter psychrophenolicus, the genomic segment TCAACTTCCCGGTCTGGGGCATGCTCGAGAAGTTTGCACCCGCCTTCATCGCCGGGGTGCCGACGATTGCCAAGCCAGCCACCCCCACCGGCTACGTCGCCGAGGCGATGGTGCGCCTGATGGTCGAATCGGGCATCCTGCCCGCAGGTTCCATCCAGCTGATTTCCGGTTCCGCACGGACCCTGCTTGACGTGCTGGACTACCGCGACATGCTTTCCTTTACCGGATCCGCCTCCACCGCCTCGGCGCTGAAGTCCCACAAGAACGTCATCGACGGCGGTGTGCGCTTCACCGCGGAGACCGACTCGCTCAACGCGGCCATCCTGGGCCCCGACGCGGTGACCGGCACCCCCGAATTCGAGGCCTTCGTCAAGGCCGTCACCACGGAGATGACCTCCAAGGCCGGGCAGAAGTGCACCGCCATCCGCCGCAACATCGTCCCGGCCGCGCTGGTCGACGACGTGGTCAAGGCCGTGGGCGAGCGCCTCGATGCGCGCGTGGTCATTGGCGACCCGCGCGCCGAGGGCGTGACCATGGGAGCCCTGGCTTCCCTGGAACAGCTGCGCGACGTGCGCGGCGCCGTCGAGGAAATGATCGCCGCCGGCGGCGAGATCGCCTACGGAACCCTTGACGCACCTGTGGTTCGCACCATGGGCGGCGAGGAAAAGACCGTCGATGCCGGGGCCTTCATGTCCCCGCTGATCCTCACCTGGGACGACGTGGAAAACCAGGCCGTGCACAGCCGCGAGGCCTTCGGCCCGGTCTCCTCGGTGATCGGCTACACCGACCTGGACGACGCCATCCACCTGGCGGCCATGGGCGCCGGTTCGCTGGTGGCCACGGTCTGCACCAACGACGCGGACACCGCACGGATACTGACCACCGGAATCGCCTCGCACCACGGGCGCGTGCACATGCTCAACCGCGAAACCGCACGTTCGTCCACCGGCCACGGCTCCCCGGTCCCGCACCTGGTCCACGGCGGCCCGGGCCGCGCCGGCGGCGGCGAGGAACTCGGCGGCATCCGCTCGGTCAAGCACCACATGCAGCGCACCGCCATCCAGGGCTCGCCCAACATGCTCACCGCCGTCACCGGCGTCTGGCACACCGGTGCCGACCGCGTCATTGCGGGGGACCCGGAATTCGGCGCCGTCGCCGGTGCCATCCACCCGTTCCGGAAGTCGTTGGCCGAGCTGAAGATCGGCGACGCCTACGCCTCACCGCTGCGCAAGGTATCCCTGGAGGAGATCACCGCTTTCGCCAACGAAACCGGCGACACCTTCTACGCGCACACCGACCGCGCCGCGGCCGAGGCCAACCCGTTCTTCCCCGGCATCGTCGCCCACGGGTACCTGCTGGTCTCCTGGGCTGCAGGGCTCTTCGTCCAGCCCGCCCCAGGGCCGGTGCTGGCCAACTATGGCCTGGAGAACCTGCGCTTCATCACCCCGGTGCCCGACGGGGACTCGATCCGCGTCACCCTGACCGCCAAGAAGATCACCCCGCGCGTCACCGACGAGTACGGCGAGGTCGCCTGGGATGCGGTCATCAACAACCAGGACGGCGAGATCGTGGCCACCTACGATGTGCTGACCCTGGTGGAGAAGGAAGACACCACCTACGCCAACTGGGGCAAGTAGCACCACGCCGCGCGCCCGCGCCGGCACTTCCATTGGCCGGCCGCCTGTTTCCCTTCGCGGGTGCAGGCGGCCGGCCATTGCCGTTTGCCGGTGGCCTGGACCGCGGGCGGGGCGCGTGGTGGGCCGTGCCCCGGATGTGAGAAGGTAGCGGGCAGGGGAATGAACCGCCTTTCGCATGGCCCCCGGCGCCGGTTTGCCCCGCGTGCGCACACGAGGAACGAGGAATCGATGAATGCACCGGTCATCCAGGATGCCAATGCCTGGACCGAACGCGAACAACTTGAATTCTTCGGTTCGCCGGAGTTCGCCGGGATCCTGGCCGATGTCGTACGGCCCATGGGACTGGCGGATGCCAGGGTCACCGTGGCCGAGTTGCACCACCGGCCCGGGGCTGGGGTCTCCGGGGTCTTCGAGGCCACCAATGGATCCACCACCCTGTACCTGGGAGCCACCGCCGAAAAGCTTGAGGTGGTTCCCGAGGGAACCGTGCACCTGGACAGCGGGCAGGGAAGCGTCATCGTCTGGCTTCACCCGGCCGACCCGCTGCTGCCCGGACTTCCCCTGGCAACCACCCCGGCGCTGGTCGAGGAGCACTGGGGCGGGGGCCGGGCGATCGAGGAACTGCGGACCCTGGCCTATCGACCGCTGCGCCGGGCGGTGATGCTGGCGCGGTTCGGCGACGGGCAGCAATTGTTTCTCAAGGTGCTGCGCAAGGACGCCGAGCTGCTGCACGAGAAGCACCTGGCGCTGCTGGCCGCCGGAATCCCGGCACCGATCCCGGCGGGGCCGCCGATCGACGGGGTCCTGGCATTTCACCGGGCGCACGGGGTGCCCCTGGCCGAGGACCTCATGCACGCCCCGGAACTGCCGCTGGCGCCGCAACACATCATCGGGCTGCTCGACGCGTTGCCGCAAACCCTCCTGGAGGTCCCGGCGCGGCCGGCTTGGTCCGATCGCCTGGGCTGGTACGGGCATGCCGCGCAAACCGCGGTCCCCGACCAGGCCGGACATATCGGGGAGCTGCTCACACGCCTGGCCCGCATCCT encodes:
- the paaZ gene encoding phenylacetic acid degradation bifunctional protein PaaZ — encoded protein: MTTTPMAPLVPSFVQNSWWTPSDPDGGTSVLDANTGEPLATVNSDGLDLAAVVEYGRTVGQRELGKLSLHERALKLKELAQFLNERREELYEISYRTGATKIDSMVDIDGGIGVLFTFSSKGRRELPNSNVILDGPMEVLSRDGSFAGEHIYTRIPGVAAQINAFNFPVWGMLEKFAPAFIAGVPTIAKPATPTGYVAEAMVRLMVESGILPAGSIQLISGSARTLLDVLDYRDMLSFTGSASTASALKSHKNVIDGGVRFTAETDSLNAAILGPDAVTGTPEFEAFVKAVTTEMTSKAGQKCTAIRRNIVPAALVDDVVKAVGERLDARVVIGDPRAEGVTMGALASLEQLRDVRGAVEEMIAAGGEIAYGTLDAPVVRTMGGEEKTVDAGAFMSPLILTWDDVENQAVHSREAFGPVSSVIGYTDLDDAIHLAAMGAGSLVATVCTNDADTARILTTGIASHHGRVHMLNRETARSSTGHGSPVPHLVHGGPGRAGGGEELGGIRSVKHHMQRTAIQGSPNMLTAVTGVWHTGADRVIAGDPEFGAVAGAIHPFRKSLAELKIGDAYASPLRKVSLEEITAFANETGDTFYAHTDRAAAEANPFFPGIVAHGYLLVSWAAGLFVQPAPGPVLANYGLENLRFITPVPDGDSIRVTLTAKKITPRVTDEYGEVAWDAVINNQDGEIVATYDVLTLVEKEDTTYANWGK
- a CDS encoding phosphotransferase; amino-acid sequence: MNAPVIQDANAWTEREQLEFFGSPEFAGILADVVRPMGLADARVTVAELHHRPGAGVSGVFEATNGSTTLYLGATAEKLEVVPEGTVHLDSGQGSVIVWLHPADPLLPGLPLATTPALVEEHWGGGRAIEELRTLAYRPLRRAVMLARFGDGQQLFLKVLRKDAELLHEKHLALLAAGIPAPIPAGPPIDGVLAFHRAHGVPLAEDLMHAPELPLAPQHIIGLLDALPQTLLEVPARPAWSDRLGWYGHAAQTAVPDQAGHIGELLTRLARILETAHRGELVPSHGDFYEANIFVENGTITGLLDIDSAGPGYLVDDLACFLGHLAVLPDLDSRYGRVNGYFEAYAAAFEAELSNRGVCAKGLYARAACVVLSLVAGARDEANPDWHAVALARLALAGQLLARAE